ATCGATCACTTTGAAAGAATTCCATCATCTAAAAATAGAAGCTCTTTCTTAGAGGCAATTAATAAAGTTACTGTGAATCAAAAAGAAGATCAGATAATTGTCTTGAAAGGTATAAGTGAACCATACGATCAACGCAACGGGAATAAGTTTGCATGGATTTTTGGTTCATTTGGGATCGGCCTTTCAATTCTGCTTTTCTTACTTATTTTCACAGGATTCGACAACAAAGAGAAAGTGCGACTCCTATGCGGCAAAAAATCCAAGAATAGCGAATTGACCGAAATACTTAAATACCTGATTCCAAGAGATGAACATTTTATAACCTCCATAATTATCGACCTAAACCTTATAGTCTTCATTCTGATGGTTTTAGCAGGAGTTGACATTATGAGTCCAAATGGGAAAGAGCTTCTCCAGTGGGGAGCAAACCTCAGATCGGCAACAACAGACGGAGAATGGTGGAGACTCTTCACCAGCATGTTTGTGCATGGTGGATTAATACACCTTTCCTGCAATATTTATGGACTAGTGCTGGCAGGATTGTTCGTCGAACCGATATTCGGCAGAAAAAATTATCTCATAATTTACATCATATCCGGCCTTTTGGGAAGCATCGCTAGCATTTTATGGTACAATGCCACAATAAGCGTTGGCGCTTCAGGAGCCATATTCGGACTGTACGGAGCAATTCTCGGCCTTCTGTTAACCAACGCCATACCGAAAACAGGAAAGAAATTGATACTTTCATTGATTGGCTTTTTCGTTGTCATCAATTTATTAATGGGGCTAACAGGAGGTGTTGATAATGCCGCTCACATCGGGGGTCTGGTAAGTGGAACAATAATTGGACTAATATTATACAAGATCAAGAATGCGATAGAAGAGCTAATCTAAGCAAGGCATCTTGCCGTAGAAAGAGGTATTTAGAAACTATTCTTTTGAATCATTGTGGAAACCGGTCGTTTGTTTTATGAAATAAGTTGTTCTTGCACTCAATAATTCATTTAGGACTAACAGCAATCAGGATACCAGGCAAAAATACATTAACATAAATAAGTAACAATTAAGATTGTGATTGTTTTTTTAAATCTCTAGTCGGGGATTTATTTCTAATTTTGCAGCCCAATTTAATACACTTTATTTGAAGCTGAGAAGTGAGAGAAACGAAAGCAGATTTTAAAATAAGAATCTTTGCTTTTATTATCGGAAGTTCAACATCAACACCAGCTCTTATAAGGCAGACTCAACAAACGAATAAGCTACTAATTAAACTATTTAGGAATTATGGAGACGTTCTGGAACACAATTGCCCAATACAATGCTGCAACTTGGGGGTATCAGATATTACTAACAGTGATTGCAATAGCATTAACTATCTCATTATTCACAAACCCAACAAAAATCATACAACGAACTATGAAATTGTTTCTTGCATTGCTTAATGCATGGATTGCAATAGTTTATTATTACATATATTGTGAACCAAGAAGCTTAAACAATGTATTTACATTATTTTGGGGAGTAATGACACTATTTTGGTTATATGATTTTCTATTTGACCGTACCCCTTTTGAGAGAACATATAAATACGACAAGCTATCCATTCTACTTTGTTTGCTTCCACTAGTTTATCCACTCTTCTCACTAGCACGTGGTCTTCATTTCCCGATGATGACCTCACCGATTATGCCTTGCTCTGTTGCTGTATTTACAATTGGATTACTACTTGCATTTTCCAAGAGAAGGAATATTTTTCTGATTCTGTTTCTGTCTCATTGGGCTTTAATTGGTTTTACCAAAGTATACTTCTTCAAGATACCGGAAGATTTTCTT
The Bacteroides sedimenti genome window above contains:
- a CDS encoding rhomboid family intramembrane serine protease — encoded protein: MKTYIAKVKHIIPTYLIISLSTMAGLLLFRWLFTIQFEIIDIKEDIWNFWIPALLPWIPILIWLEPRFKDLTSKDDTDRSSTIFTFVSGVTLAACLIISQEYLTTATGKLELLQYPSEITVKPKARFYKINRYKIEKDFISYYTDIQLSGKYNKHLDISIYFVFPIDADNVKSDTVVYSTNCRLWYGTIFKKQISNRISSKKKDSLYYEFFKECSETAQKYRLNNIDHFERIPSSKNRSSFLEAINKVTVNQKEDQIIVLKGISEPYDQRNGNKFAWIFGSFGIGLSILLFLLIFTGFDNKEKVRLLCGKKSKNSELTEILKYLIPRDEHFITSIIIDLNLIVFILMVLAGVDIMSPNGKELLQWGANLRSATTDGEWWRLFTSMFVHGGLIHLSCNIYGLVLAGLFVEPIFGRKNYLIIYIISGLLGSIASILWYNATISVGASGAIFGLYGAILGLLLTNAIPKTGKKLILSLIGFFVVINLLMGLTGGVDNAAHIGGLVSGTIIGLILYKIKNAIEELI
- a CDS encoding DUF6064 family protein, whose protein sequence is METFWNTIAQYNAATWGYQILLTVIAIALTISLFTNPTKIIQRTMKLFLALLNAWIAIVYYYIYCEPRSLNNVFTLFWGVMTLFWLYDFLFDRTPFERTYKYDKLSILLCLLPLVYPLFSLARGLHFPMMTSPIMPCSVAVFTIGLLLAFSKRRNIFLILFLSHWALIGFTKVYFFKIPEDFLLASSSVPALYLFFKEYINSNLHKSSKPKARLLNLALITLCGIIGFIFSITMINEICQM